TTACCCTAGAGAAGATGGCGGCTTGAAGGTGCGGCACGACATGATGGAATAATAAatctaattcttaatttagaacCCGTATGTTACAATAAATATGGATTagtttatctttttattatttgtttaatttatttgagtgCATATTGAATATCTCCATACTAATTTAAGCATAAGAGTTTCTGATGGTCACTTAATCAGTGGATATAGATTTGCAAGTTGCTCTTGTTTGGTCATTCATATTCACCTTAAGACTGATGGAATAAATTCTTATGCTAAATGgtagaagcaattgctactagCACAAAAAACTCTTGTTTGATTGCATAGATTTTAATTACTTGAGATTGGAAATAGTTTCTTTGATGCCATGAAGATGTATGTATTGTGGACTTGGTAACTTGAATGTAGTCCAGGCTGAATGTATGACATTTGTCTTTCGTTGAATCATGAACTTCCATAGCTTGATTCCACTTCTCAGTTGCATATTTGTCTCTTCATGAACTAGTACTATTTTGTTTGATGGTCTTTCATCTTGCTGTTCTTACTTTCACCTTTCTTTGTATTTAGTTGCTTTATAGTCGTGTTTCGAGTCCTTATTATGAGTTGCTATTGTTAGCCAAATGGGAATAAGTTGCTTTGTGTGCCACTCTAGTTCATGTGGGTATGTCgtgtcaatatatttttaattaattcataaaGGGTCAAAACGGGTGGTATTTTGTCAATCCGTTATTTTAATGGTCCGTGTTAGGGTTTGGAAATCTGACCCATTAAGCTTAACGGGTTGTGTTTGGGTTGACCCATATCAAATAATATACATGACCTAACATGATACGAATGACCTGTCAACACGGTTTGCCACCCCTAACATCTCTAAATGATTGAAAGTGCAAACTCATGCAGGAAGGAGAAGAATAGGATTGGAAATGAGCTACGAGGCATTGCAGGCTGCAAAGGTATATCGGCAACTTCTCAAGGCTGTAAAGAAGCACATTGCACATGAAGACAGCAAGAGGCGCTTCAAGGAATATGTAACTGAGGAGTTTCGCAAGAATTGTGCACTATCAGACTTCTCTTCTATTCCGCAGAAAATCAAGCTTGCCAATGATTACACCTTTCTTCTTAATAGTGTTCACCATCACAAGGTTGTCCCTTTTCTCCCTTGCCTTTTTCCTttggtaggaaaaaaaaaagaagggagcTTTACTTGGTTGTTAAATTGTTGTTGTTGGATGGTAATCATAAGAGCAAGTGGTTAACCTAAACTTGTGGCATCCGAAGCCTTAAGCTTGTGTTTTTGCATTTTTGTCCTAATACGTTGTATCCTAGTGTTATTTGAAGACTCCCCTAGAGTGTTTTTTCCCCTCAACAGTTTGACAGACGTTTGAAGTAATCAGCTTCTTTGAATCAAACGCAAACTCCCTTTTAAGAGTCATGATGAATGTGTGCTTTTTTAAATGTGACGTACTTCTTTTCTTGGTTATGGGCTATAGATTCATTTTTTGTCCGCATGAGACTCTTTCTATTTATCTAGCAATTCATTTTTTGTTGTAgatgaaattatcaaaaaaatgtgTAGAACAAAACCTTGATATTTTTTCCCCATTTTAGTTCCAATGTTGAATTGGTAATGGTTGTTGCAGGACCTACTGTTCTCATACAACATTGCTGTGGATAGATCGGATGAAATGAAGAGAATACTTGGAAAATCTGCAGCAAGCGTGGGTCTTCAGCTTCCAGAGGTTTATCAGCCTTGATTCATTGTTGTTTTCGATGCCCTTGA
This is a stretch of genomic DNA from Carya illinoinensis cultivar Pawnee chromosome 15, C.illinoinensisPawnee_v1, whole genome shotgun sequence. It encodes these proteins:
- the LOC122296466 gene encoding uncharacterized protein LOC122296466, with protein sequence MSYEALQAAKVYRQLLKAVKKHIAHEDSKRRFKEYVTEEFRKNCALSDFSSIPQKIKLANDYTFLLNSVHHHKDLLFSYNIAVDRSDEMKRILGKSAASVGLQLPEVYQP